A single Curtobacterium sp. MCSS17_015 DNA region contains:
- a CDS encoding BLUF domain-containing protein, translating into MLQSLVYMSSATQPFDDDALDEVLEYSRERNTQDGLTGLLVHRAGRFMQLLEGPHDAVVATYGRIVTDPRHDEVRLLVEESIHTRRFPEWKMAFDRDEQVEPPSGFSDFLGTGDTSADASRSRELLRWFRNHPMAAPTASLGKHRRD; encoded by the coding sequence ATGCTGCAGTCACTCGTTTACATGAGCTCGGCCACCCAGCCGTTCGATGACGACGCCCTCGACGAGGTGCTCGAGTACTCGCGCGAGCGGAACACCCAGGACGGCCTGACCGGTCTCCTGGTGCACCGCGCCGGGCGCTTCATGCAGCTGCTCGAGGGGCCGCACGACGCCGTCGTCGCGACCTACGGCCGGATCGTCACCGACCCGCGCCACGACGAGGTCCGGCTGCTGGTGGAGGAGTCGATCCACACGCGCCGGTTCCCGGAGTGGAAGATGGCCTTCGACCGGGACGAGCAGGTCGAACCGCCCTCGGGCTTCAGCGACTTCCTCGGGACGGGGGACACCAGCGCCGACGCGAGCCGGTCGCGCGAGCTCCTCCGCTGGTTCCGGAACCACCCGATGGCGGCGCCGACGGCCTCGCTCGGCAAGCACCGGCGCGACTGA
- a CDS encoding ADP-ribosylglycohydrolase family protein: MDTAMQDRALGAVLASACGDALGAPYEFGPPLAADHPVEMRGGGPFGWGPGEWTDDTSMAIPVLEAVANGARWNETRTHGRLLAAWSDWAQDAPDVGAQTRAVLGRMTANTEDAAKTAARAVHDQRGQSAGNGSLMRTTPLVLGFLGDGTKRSLAVAARRVSDLTHHEDDAGDACVLWTVAIRHAIRRGRLDVRRGVPLLPRERRTLWLDRIAEAEASTPADHTGRNGWVVASLQGAVAAITHGDGVVDTLERAVRGGGDTDTVAAITGGLAGALAGASALPEHWTVLVHGWPGKRLDWVRALAVRAIERTPGPLGLPARRA, from the coding sequence ATGGACACAGCGATGCAGGACCGGGCGCTCGGCGCCGTGTTGGCGAGTGCGTGCGGGGACGCGCTCGGAGCCCCGTACGAGTTCGGTCCGCCACTGGCGGCCGACCACCCGGTCGAGATGCGCGGCGGCGGGCCGTTCGGTTGGGGGCCGGGGGAGTGGACCGACGACACCAGCATGGCGATCCCGGTCCTCGAAGCGGTCGCGAACGGCGCTCGGTGGAACGAGACCCGGACCCACGGACGGCTCCTGGCCGCGTGGTCGGACTGGGCGCAGGACGCTCCCGACGTCGGCGCGCAGACCCGTGCCGTCCTCGGCCGGATGACCGCGAACACCGAGGACGCCGCGAAGACCGCCGCTCGGGCCGTGCACGACCAGCGCGGACAGTCGGCGGGGAACGGCTCGCTCATGCGGACGACGCCACTCGTGCTCGGGTTCCTCGGCGACGGCACGAAGCGCTCCCTCGCCGTCGCCGCCCGGCGGGTGAGCGACCTCACGCACCACGAGGACGACGCCGGCGACGCCTGCGTGCTCTGGACGGTGGCGATCCGGCACGCAATCCGCCGCGGGCGGCTCGACGTCCGCCGAGGGGTGCCGCTGCTGCCGCGGGAACGCCGCACCCTGTGGCTCGACCGGATCGCGGAGGCCGAGGCCTCGACGCCGGCGGACCACACCGGACGGAACGGCTGGGTCGTCGCGTCGCTGCAGGGCGCCGTCGCGGCGATCACGCACGGGGACGGCGTCGTCGACACCCTCGAGCGGGCCGTCCGCGGGGGTGGGGACACCGACACCGTCGCCGCGATCACCGGCGGACTGGCCGGAGCGCTCGCCGGGGCGTCGGCGCTGCCCGAGCACTGGACCGTGCTCGTGCACGGGTGGCCGGGCAAGCGGCTCGACTGGGTCCGGGCGCTGGCCGTCCGGGCGATCGAGCGGACCCCGGGCCCGCTCGGGCTGCCGGCCCGCCGGGCCTGA
- a CDS encoding amino acid permease, protein MATTPRSSTVFRRKPIDTIDDDSGGEGGLKRHLGLWQLTAIGIGGIIGAGIFTLAGTVANGVAGPAVLISFLVAGVASAAAALSYAEFAGLIPKAGSAYTYGYAVLGEIVGWFIGWDLLLEYTAIVAVVAIGISGYVGFLVGQFGIELPAWMLGAPGTGQGHVVDVFAIVLCLLTAFVLTRGIRSAARFEFVAVGIKVGLVVLIIVLGVFHIDSANYSPYFPFGFGGVMTGAATVFFAVFGYDAMSTAAEESTDARKHMPKAILLSLGISMVLYVLATLVLTGMQDYRDIDPASGFSSAFASVGLGGIANVIAIGAIVGIVTVLVTFMLGASRVWFSMSRDGLMPKWFAKTDPKRHVPTRVTWILGIASAVLAGVLPIGVVAELTNIGILLAFVVVCTAVIVLRYRQPDLDRQFRLPLMPIVPAVGVLASLWLVSFLQWETWVRFGIWFAIGLVVYFAYSRKHSELAGPPPR, encoded by the coding sequence ATGGCAACGACGCCGCGCTCCTCCACCGTGTTCCGCCGGAAGCCGATCGACACGATCGACGACGACTCCGGGGGCGAGGGCGGCCTGAAACGCCACCTCGGGCTGTGGCAGCTCACCGCGATCGGCATCGGCGGCATCATCGGCGCGGGGATCTTCACCCTCGCCGGTACCGTCGCGAACGGCGTCGCCGGGCCCGCCGTCCTCATCAGCTTCCTGGTCGCCGGCGTGGCCAGTGCGGCGGCGGCACTGTCGTACGCGGAGTTCGCGGGCCTCATCCCGAAGGCCGGCAGCGCCTACACGTACGGCTACGCGGTGCTCGGCGAGATCGTCGGGTGGTTCATCGGCTGGGACCTGCTGCTCGAGTACACCGCGATCGTGGCGGTGGTCGCGATCGGCATCTCCGGGTACGTCGGGTTCCTGGTCGGACAGTTCGGCATCGAGCTGCCCGCCTGGATGCTCGGTGCACCCGGCACCGGGCAGGGCCACGTCGTCGACGTCTTCGCGATCGTGCTGTGTCTGCTGACGGCGTTCGTCCTCACGCGCGGCATCCGGAGTGCCGCCCGGTTCGAGTTCGTCGCGGTCGGCATCAAGGTCGGACTCGTCGTGCTCATCATCGTGCTCGGGGTCTTCCACATCGACAGCGCCAACTACTCGCCGTACTTCCCGTTCGGCTTCGGCGGCGTGATGACCGGTGCCGCGACGGTGTTCTTCGCCGTGTTCGGCTACGACGCGATGTCCACCGCCGCCGAGGAGTCCACCGACGCCCGCAAGCACATGCCGAAGGCGATCCTGCTGTCCCTCGGCATCTCGATGGTCCTCTACGTGCTCGCGACGCTCGTCCTGACCGGGATGCAGGACTACCGGGACATCGACCCGGCCTCCGGCTTTTCGTCGGCGTTCGCGTCGGTCGGCCTCGGCGGGATCGCGAACGTGATCGCGATCGGGGCGATCGTCGGCATCGTGACGGTCCTGGTGACGTTCATGCTCGGGGCTTCTCGCGTCTGGTTCTCGATGAGCCGCGACGGCCTGATGCCCAAGTGGTTCGCGAAGACCGACCCGAAGCGCCACGTGCCGACCCGGGTGACCTGGATCCTCGGGATCGCGTCGGCGGTCCTGGCCGGCGTGCTGCCGATCGGGGTCGTCGCCGAGCTGACGAACATCGGGATCCTGCTCGCGTTCGTGGTCGTGTGCACCGCGGTCATCGTGCTCCGCTACCGGCAGCCCGACCTCGACCGGCAGTTCCGGCTGCCCCTCATGCCGATCGTGCCGGCGGTCGGCGTGCTGGCGTCGCTGTGGCTCGTCTCGTTCCTGCAGTGGGAGACGTGGGTGCGCTTCGGGATCTGGTTCGCGATCGGCCTGGTCGTGTACTTCGCGTACTCGCGGAAGCACAGCGAACTCGCCGGACCCCCTCCCCGGTGA